From a single Micromonospora carbonacea genomic region:
- a CDS encoding class I SAM-dependent methyltransferase, with protein MLAPMTSPAAAALAVLEREIDVPGEGLDRLRLVATPFVPEVRLHLAEDAIVWWARMEAAAGHALPPPYWASAWAGGQALARHLLDHPELAAGRRVLDLAAGSGLVAIAAALAGAARVVANDIDPYAVAAVTVNARANRVAVAAVGGDLLDSDGPEADLLVAGDAFYDRELADRMLPFLRRAVARGARVLVGDPGRGHLPRDLLDAVASYRVPTTEPAVDSPVRRVEVLRPRAGGVDPEAGSGSARGSNPMPDVADRP; from the coding sequence ATGCTTGCCCCGATGACAAGTCCCGCAGCCGCCGCGCTGGCCGTGCTGGAGCGGGAGATCGACGTGCCCGGCGAGGGGCTGGACCGCCTGCGGCTCGTCGCCACCCCCTTCGTGCCCGAGGTGCGGCTGCACCTCGCCGAGGACGCCATCGTCTGGTGGGCCCGGATGGAGGCCGCCGCCGGCCACGCCCTGCCCCCGCCGTACTGGGCCTCGGCCTGGGCCGGCGGCCAGGCCCTGGCCCGGCACCTGCTCGACCATCCCGAGCTGGCCGCCGGCCGCCGGGTGCTCGACCTGGCCGCCGGCTCGGGGCTCGTCGCCATCGCCGCCGCGCTCGCCGGCGCGGCCCGGGTCGTGGCCAACGACATCGACCCGTACGCCGTCGCGGCGGTCACCGTCAACGCCCGCGCCAACCGGGTCGCCGTCGCCGCCGTGGGCGGGGACCTGCTCGACTCCGACGGGCCGGAGGCGGACCTGCTCGTCGCCGGGGACGCCTTCTACGACCGGGAACTGGCCGACCGGATGCTGCCGTTCCTGCGCCGCGCCGTGGCCCGGGGCGCCCGGGTGCTGGTGGGCGACCCCGGCCGGGGCCACCTGCCCCGGGACCTGCTGGACGCGGTGGCCAGCTACCGGGTGCCCACCACCGAGCCGGCCGTCGACTCCCCGGTGCGCCGGGTGGAGGTGCTGCGGCCCCGGGCCGGCGGGGTCGACCCCGAGGCGGGATCAGGGTCGGCTAGGGGATCAAACCCGATGCCGGACGTGGCGGACCGGCCGTAG
- a CDS encoding MMPL family transporter, giving the protein MSVFTRVARGRLAAWLTVAAAIVLGAALFGLPKPDNPASVSTTGLSVQWQSTQVERLQDELPSRDVQPAVVVVSRTDGGPLTEPDRAAVTARAGELGRFAVGGRVGPPQTSPDGTVALLAVPMSTADGQEAVAGAVADLRAALDGLPTGLTAQITGAPAFTADLTQVFEGADVTLLAVTAGVVALLLLVTYRSPFLWIVPLVVVAATEQLTLRAVDTIVPALGIHLQQGAVTGIASVLVFGAATDYALLLIARYREELRREADRFAAMRAALRRTAEPILASGGTVVLGVLTLLLSEQENNRALAVACATGVVFAMLSALFVLPAVLVLFGRGLFWPFVPRVGGAAREGRLWGRLGAAVVRRPLPVAVLATLLLAGLALGGLGIRTGLSETEQFRVKPEAVGGAETLARAFPAGTTQPVAVLTTPAAAQAVVAAATAVPGVASARPGDAGTAVAQVDVVLEAEPGSAASDRAIEALRAAVAAVPGSAPPAVDGVDRFEGAVVGGTVAATYDSKGADGRDLRLILPIILLLVAAVLVLLLRGLLAPALLVLTVVVSFFASLGAAWLLFDLVLGFPALDSGVLLLAFVFLVALGVDYNIFLVTRAREDARRTGTRDGMLSALRVTGGVITSAGVLLAAVFAVLGVLPLILLTQIGVIVCIGVLLDTLLVRTVLVPALAFLLGDRFWWPGRIPPAADAAPPAGEPTHAGHDGAEPAATRS; this is encoded by the coding sequence ATGTCTGTGTTCACCCGCGTCGCCCGCGGTCGGCTCGCCGCCTGGCTCACCGTGGCCGCCGCGATCGTCCTCGGCGCGGCCCTCTTCGGGCTCCCGAAGCCCGACAACCCCGCCTCGGTCTCGACCACCGGCCTGTCCGTGCAGTGGCAGTCGACCCAGGTCGAACGGCTCCAGGACGAGCTGCCCTCCCGCGACGTGCAACCCGCGGTCGTCGTCGTCAGCCGTACCGACGGCGGCCCGCTCACCGAGCCCGACCGCGCGGCGGTCACCGCCCGCGCCGGCGAGCTGGGCCGGTTCGCCGTCGGCGGCCGGGTCGGCCCGCCGCAGACCTCACCCGACGGCACCGTGGCCCTGCTCGCCGTGCCGATGTCCACCGCCGACGGCCAGGAGGCCGTCGCCGGCGCGGTGGCCGACCTCCGCGCGGCCCTCGACGGCCTGCCCACCGGCCTCACCGCGCAGATCACCGGCGCACCCGCGTTCACCGCCGACCTCACGCAGGTCTTCGAGGGCGCGGACGTCACGCTGCTCGCCGTCACCGCGGGCGTCGTGGCGCTGCTGCTGCTCGTCACCTACCGCAGCCCGTTCCTGTGGATCGTGCCGCTCGTCGTCGTCGCCGCCACCGAACAGCTCACGCTGCGGGCCGTCGACACCATCGTCCCGGCCCTCGGCATCCACCTCCAGCAGGGCGCGGTCACCGGCATCGCCAGCGTCCTCGTCTTCGGCGCCGCCACCGACTACGCCCTGCTGCTCATCGCCCGCTACCGGGAGGAGCTGCGCCGCGAGGCCGACCGCTTCGCCGCGATGCGCGCCGCCCTGCGCCGCACCGCCGAACCCATCCTCGCCAGCGGCGGCACCGTCGTGCTCGGCGTGCTCACCCTGCTGCTGTCGGAGCAGGAGAACAATCGGGCCCTCGCCGTGGCCTGCGCCACCGGCGTCGTGTTCGCCATGCTGTCGGCGCTGTTCGTCCTCCCCGCCGTGCTGGTGCTCTTCGGCCGGGGGCTGTTCTGGCCGTTCGTGCCCCGGGTCGGCGGCGCCGCGCGCGAGGGCCGGCTGTGGGGCCGGCTCGGCGCCGCCGTCGTCCGCCGCCCGCTGCCGGTCGCGGTGCTCGCGACGCTGCTGCTCGCCGGCCTCGCCCTCGGTGGGCTCGGCATCCGCACCGGCCTGTCGGAGACCGAGCAGTTCCGGGTCAAGCCCGAGGCCGTCGGCGGCGCGGAGACCCTCGCCCGGGCCTTCCCCGCCGGCACCACGCAGCCGGTCGCCGTCCTGACCACCCCGGCCGCGGCGCAGGCCGTGGTGGCGGCCGCCACCGCCGTCCCCGGGGTCGCCTCCGCCCGGCCGGGGGACGCGGGCACCGCCGTCGCCCAGGTCGACGTGGTGCTGGAGGCCGAGCCGGGCAGCGCCGCCTCGGACCGGGCGATCGAGGCGCTGCGCGCCGCCGTCGCCGCGGTACCCGGCTCCGCCCCGCCCGCCGTCGACGGCGTCGACCGGTTCGAGGGCGCCGTCGTCGGCGGCACGGTCGCCGCCACGTACGACTCGAAGGGGGCCGACGGCAGGGACCTGCGGCTGATCCTGCCGATCATCCTGCTGCTCGTCGCCGCGGTCCTCGTGCTGCTGCTGCGCGGCCTGCTCGCCCCGGCCCTGCTCGTGCTCACCGTCGTCGTCTCGTTCTTCGCCAGCCTCGGCGCGGCGTGGCTGCTGTTCGACCTCGTCCTCGGGTTCCCGGCGCTCGACAGCGGCGTCCTGCTGCTCGCCTTCGTCTTCCTCGTGGCCCTCGGCGTCGACTACAACATCTTCCTCGTGACCCGGGCCCGCGAGGACGCCCGGCGCACCGGCACCCGCGACGGCATGCTCTCGGCGCTGCGCGTCACCGGCGGCGTGATCACCAGCGCGGGGGTGCTGCTCGCGGCGGTCTTCGCCGTCCTCGGCGTGCTGCCGCTGATCCTGCTGACCCAGATCGGGGTCATCGTCTGCATCGGCGTGCTGCTCGACACGCTGCTGGTGCGCACGGTCCTCGTGCCGGCGCTGGCGTTCCTGCTCGGCGACCGCTTCTGGTGGCCCGGCCGGATCCCGCCGGCCGCCGACGCCGCGCCGCCGGCCGGCGAGCCGACGCACGCCGGCCACGACGGGGCCGAGCCGGCGGCGACCCGGAGCTGA
- a CDS encoding maleylpyruvate isomerase family mycothiol-dependent enzyme, producing MTADPLLLTGDLDDATTRLLRTAAALDDADVAASSLLPGWTRAHVLTHLARNADGFVNLLTSARTGERIPMYASTAARAADIETGAARPPGALLDDLRRSAERFAEAVAAMPVQAWAATVETRRGPWPAAMLVWGRLREVEVHHVDLAAGYAPADWPEAFAQRLLHEVTSGLADRDDAPALVLRFDGSSHEVAVGDPDGAPTVTGPAHGLAAWLIGRGGADTLAVTPDGPLPTPPEWM from the coding sequence GTGACCGCGGACCCGCTGCTGCTGACCGGTGACCTCGACGACGCCACGACCCGGCTGCTGCGCACCGCCGCCGCCCTCGACGACGCGGACGTCGCCGCGTCGTCGCTGCTGCCCGGCTGGACCCGGGCGCACGTGCTGACCCACCTGGCCCGCAACGCCGACGGGTTCGTCAACCTGCTCACCTCCGCCCGCACCGGCGAGCGGATCCCGATGTACGCCAGCACCGCGGCCCGCGCCGCCGACATCGAAACCGGCGCGGCCCGCCCGCCCGGCGCCCTCCTGGACGACCTGCGCCGCTCGGCGGAGCGGTTCGCCGAGGCGGTCGCCGCGATGCCCGTGCAGGCGTGGGCGGCGACCGTGGAGACCCGGCGCGGCCCGTGGCCGGCGGCCATGCTCGTCTGGGGGCGGCTGCGGGAGGTCGAGGTGCACCACGTCGACCTGGCCGCCGGCTACGCGCCGGCCGACTGGCCGGAGGCGTTCGCCCAGCGGCTGCTGCACGAGGTCACCTCCGGCCTCGCCGACCGGGACGACGCGCCGGCGCTGGTGCTGCGCTTCGACGGCAGCAGTCACGAGGTGGCCGTCGGCGACCCCGACGGCGCGCCCACCGTCACCGGTCCCGCCCACGGGCTCGCCGCCTGGCTGATCGGCCGCGGCGGCGCCGACACGCTCGCCGTCACCCCCGACGGTCCCCTGCCGACCCCACCGGAATGGATGTGA
- a CDS encoding MBL fold metallo-hydrolase: MTYSGDVSPGGAPAVRELDGLTITKVSVGPMDNNAYLLRCHDTGEQLLIDAANEAPRLLELVGDGGLATVVTTHQHMDHWVALEEVVAKTGARALVHADDAAGLPIPAQPLTDGDTVAVGGRALEVIHLRGHTPGSIALLYRDPAGVPHLFTGDSLFPGGVGNTDRDPQRFGQLVDDVEHRLFDRLPDETWFYPGHGRDSTLGAERPSLPQWRARGW; this comes from the coding sequence ATGACCTACAGCGGAGACGTCAGCCCCGGCGGCGCGCCGGCCGTACGCGAGCTCGACGGGCTCACCATCACCAAGGTGTCGGTGGGGCCGATGGACAACAACGCCTACCTGCTGCGGTGCCACGACACCGGCGAGCAGCTGCTGATCGACGCGGCCAACGAGGCCCCCCGGCTGCTGGAGCTGGTCGGCGACGGCGGCCTGGCCACCGTGGTCACCACCCACCAGCACATGGACCACTGGGTCGCGCTGGAGGAGGTCGTCGCGAAGACCGGCGCGCGGGCGCTGGTGCACGCCGACGACGCCGCCGGCCTGCCCATCCCGGCGCAGCCGCTGACCGACGGCGACACGGTGGCCGTCGGCGGCCGCGCGCTGGAGGTGATCCACCTGCGGGGGCACACGCCGGGGTCGATCGCCCTGCTCTACCGCGACCCGGCGGGCGTGCCGCACCTGTTCACCGGCGACAGCCTCTTCCCGGGCGGGGTCGGCAACACCGACCGGGACCCGCAGCGCTTCGGTCAGCTCGTCGACGACGTCGAGCACCGGCTGTTCGACCGGCTGCCCGACGAGACCTGGTTCTACCCGGGGCACGGCCGGGACAGCACCCTCGGCGCGGAGCGCCCGTCGCTGCCGCAGTGGCGGGCCCGCGGCTGGTGA
- a CDS encoding DedA family protein, giving the protein MAEWTHQVGELPTILLAGVLGVVMLLDAVPLVGVLVPGDVAVLAAVGVGRPATAASTVAAVVAGCVAGWSLSFLVGRRYGDRLRHSRVGGWIGESRWAAAESVLRRGGGRMVLVAPFLPVFNALLPLAAGGLRMSYRRFLACASLGAALWAGLYVALGTLSRSLAGLLPVDVSPLLVTMAVGLLLAGVVLLVTRRGLRGTVPAAPVA; this is encoded by the coding sequence ATGGCGGAATGGACGCACCAGGTCGGGGAGCTGCCCACCATCCTGTTGGCGGGGGTGCTCGGGGTGGTGATGCTCCTCGACGCCGTGCCGCTGGTGGGGGTGCTGGTCCCCGGCGACGTCGCGGTCCTCGCCGCGGTCGGCGTCGGGCGGCCGGCCACCGCCGCGAGCACCGTCGCCGCCGTGGTCGCCGGCTGCGTGGCCGGCTGGTCGCTGAGCTTCCTCGTCGGCCGGCGCTACGGCGACCGGCTGCGGCACAGCCGCGTCGGCGGCTGGATCGGGGAGTCCCGCTGGGCGGCGGCCGAGTCCGTCCTGCGCCGGGGCGGCGGCCGGATGGTGCTGGTCGCGCCCTTCCTGCCGGTGTTCAACGCGCTGCTGCCGCTGGCCGCGGGCGGCCTGCGGATGTCGTACCGCAGGTTCCTGGCCTGCGCGAGCCTCGGCGCCGCGCTCTGGGCCGGCCTCTACGTGGCCCTCGGCACGCTGTCCCGCTCGCTGGCCGGGCTGCTGCCGGTGGACGTCTCGCCCCTGCTGGTCACCATGGCGGTGGGCCTGCTGCTGGCCGGCGTGGTGCTGCTCGTCACCCGGCGCGGGCTGCGCGGCACCGTCCCCGCCGCCCCGGTGGCCTGA
- a CDS encoding serine hydrolase, translated as MIWDELDARLDALPGTVSAYAGRVDAPATWTRQPDTTHYAASTMKVAVLLALHRAAEAGTLDLDAPVEVRNEFDSARPDAPRFACARHYDNDGAVWEREGGHAPLRWLAERMIVRSSNLATNLCLRHVGLPTVAEAWAAAGARHSVTGRGIEDFAAREAGITNLVTAADLAALLGGLAVGATRPGPLASPAGCAAMLDVLFAQEFREDLAAGLPDGVRIAHKNGWVRGVRHGAGVVYPADAPPYALVVCTTGDPAGGGAADGDACLLLADISARVWAARHDLRPADAA; from the coding sequence ATGATCTGGGACGAGCTCGACGCCCGCCTGGACGCCCTGCCGGGCACCGTGTCGGCGTACGCGGGCCGGGTCGACGCCCCGGCGACCTGGACCCGGCAGCCCGACACCACCCACTACGCGGCCAGCACCATGAAGGTCGCCGTGCTGCTGGCCCTGCACCGGGCCGCCGAGGCCGGCACGCTCGACCTCGACGCCCCCGTCGAGGTGCGCAACGAGTTCGACTCCGCCCGGCCCGACGCCCCCCGGTTCGCGTGCGCCCGGCACTACGACAACGACGGGGCCGTCTGGGAGCGGGAGGGCGGGCACGCGCCCCTGCGCTGGCTGGCCGAGCGGATGATCGTGCGCTCCAGCAACCTGGCCACCAACCTCTGCCTGCGCCACGTCGGCCTGCCCACCGTCGCCGAGGCGTGGGCGGCCGCCGGCGCCCGGCACAGCGTCACCGGGCGCGGCATCGAGGACTTCGCCGCCCGCGAGGCCGGCATCACCAACCTGGTCACCGCCGCCGACCTGGCCGCCCTGCTCGGCGGGCTGGCCGTCGGGGCGACCCGGCCCGGCCCGCTCGCCTCCCCCGCCGGCTGCGCCGCCATGCTGGACGTCCTGTTCGCCCAGGAGTTCCGCGAGGACCTCGCCGCCGGCCTGCCCGACGGCGTCCGCATCGCCCACAAGAACGGCTGGGTACGCGGCGTGCGGCACGGCGCCGGCGTGGTCTACCCGGCCGACGCCCCGCCGTACGCGCTGGTCGTCTGCACCACCGGCGACCCCGCCGGCGGCGGCGCGGCGGACGGGGACGCCTGCCTGCTCCTCGCCGACATCTCCGCCCGGGTCTGGGCGGCCCGCCACGACCTGCGCCCGGCCGACGCCGCCTGA
- the typA gene encoding translational GTPase TypA: MQLRTDLRNVAIIAHVDHGKTTLVDAMLRQAGAYGARGETTERVMDSMDLEREKGITILAKNTGVRYLPADGSEPVTINIIDTPGHADFGGEVERGLTMVDGVVLLVDASEGPLPQTRFVLRKALRARMPIILVINKVDRPDARIKEVVDDTYELFLDLDADEEQIDFPIVYACARDGIASLTQPADGSVPQDSTSLEPLFRALLDTIPPPAYEQDAPLQAHVTNLDASPFLGRLALCRVRQGTIAKGQTVAWCRTDGSTQRVRISELLMTEGLERKPADSAGPGDIIAVAGIPEIMIGETLADAENPIALPLITVDEPAISMTIGTNTSPLVGRVKGAKVTARMVKDRLDKELVGNVSLRVLPTERPDAWEVQGRGELALAILVEQMRRESYELTVGKPQVVTREIDGRTCEPVERLTIDAPDDYLGAITQLLATRKGRMEQLVNHGTGWIRMEWLVPARGLIGFRTEFLTETRGTGILHHVFESYEPWFGELRTRNNGSLVADRAGAVTAFAMTNLQERGQLFVEPGTEVYEGMIVGENSRSDDMDVNITKEKKLTNMRASTSDETEKLIPPRKLSLEQALEFCREDECVEVTPAAVRIRKVVLDQTQRARATARRKHAG; encoded by the coding sequence ATGCAGCTTCGCACCGACCTCCGCAACGTCGCCATCATCGCTCACGTCGACCACGGCAAGACCACCCTGGTCGACGCCATGTTGCGGCAGGCCGGCGCCTACGGCGCGCGCGGCGAGACGACCGAGCGGGTGATGGACTCGATGGACCTCGAAAGGGAGAAGGGCATCACCATCCTGGCCAAGAACACCGGCGTGCGCTACCTGCCGGCGGACGGGTCGGAGCCGGTCACCATCAACATCATCGACACCCCGGGCCACGCCGACTTCGGCGGCGAGGTCGAGCGCGGCCTCACCATGGTCGACGGCGTGGTGCTGCTGGTCGACGCCAGCGAGGGCCCGCTGCCGCAGACCCGCTTCGTGCTGCGCAAGGCGCTGCGCGCCCGGATGCCGATCATCCTGGTGATCAACAAGGTGGACCGCCCCGACGCCCGGATCAAGGAGGTCGTGGACGACACCTACGAGCTCTTCCTCGACCTGGACGCCGACGAGGAGCAGATCGACTTCCCGATCGTCTACGCCTGCGCCCGCGACGGCATCGCCTCCCTCACCCAGCCCGCCGACGGCTCCGTCCCGCAGGACAGCACCAGCCTGGAACCGCTGTTCCGCGCCCTGCTCGACACCATCCCGCCGCCCGCCTACGAGCAGGACGCGCCGCTGCAGGCCCACGTCACCAACCTCGACGCGTCGCCGTTCCTCGGCCGGCTGGCGCTGTGCCGGGTGCGGCAGGGCACCATCGCCAAGGGCCAGACCGTCGCCTGGTGCCGCACCGACGGCAGCACCCAGCGGGTCCGCATCTCCGAGCTGCTGATGACCGAGGGCCTGGAGCGCAAGCCCGCCGACTCGGCCGGCCCCGGCGACATCATCGCCGTCGCCGGGATCCCCGAGATCATGATCGGCGAGACCCTGGCCGACGCCGAGAACCCGATCGCGCTGCCGCTGATCACCGTCGACGAGCCGGCCATCTCGATGACCATCGGCACCAACACCTCGCCGCTGGTCGGCCGGGTCAAGGGCGCCAAGGTCACCGCCCGGATGGTCAAGGACCGCCTCGACAAGGAGCTGGTCGGCAACGTGTCGCTGCGGGTGCTGCCCACCGAGCGCCCCGACGCCTGGGAGGTGCAGGGGCGCGGCGAGCTGGCCCTGGCGATCCTCGTCGAGCAGATGCGCCGCGAGTCCTACGAGCTGACCGTCGGCAAGCCGCAGGTCGTCACCCGGGAGATCGACGGCAGGACCTGCGAGCCGGTCGAGCGGCTCACCATCGACGCCCCCGACGACTACCTGGGCGCGATCACGCAGCTCCTGGCCACCCGCAAGGGCCGGATGGAGCAGCTGGTCAACCACGGCACCGGCTGGATCCGGATGGAGTGGCTGGTCCCGGCGCGCGGCCTGATCGGCTTCCGCACCGAGTTCCTCACCGAGACCCGGGGCACCGGCATCCTGCACCACGTCTTCGAGTCCTACGAGCCGTGGTTCGGCGAGCTGCGTACCCGCAACAACGGCTCGCTGGTCGCCGACCGGGCCGGTGCCGTCACGGCGTTCGCGATGACCAACCTCCAGGAGCGCGGCCAGCTCTTCGTCGAGCCCGGCACCGAGGTGTACGAGGGCATGATCGTCGGGGAGAACTCCCGCTCCGACGACATGGACGTCAACATCACCAAGGAGAAGAAGCTCACCAACATGCGAGCCTCGACCTCCGACGAGACCGAGAAGCTGATCCCGCCGCGCAAGCTGTCGCTGGAGCAGGCCCTGGAGTTCTGCCGCGAGGACGAGTGCGTCGAGGTGACCCCCGCCGCGGTCCGCATCCGCAAGGTCGTGCTCGACCAGACCCAGCGCGCCCGCGCCACGGCCCGCCGCAAGCACGCCGGCTGA
- a CDS encoding cold-shock protein — MATGTVKWFNSEKGFGFIEQDGGGPDVFVHYSAIASSGYRELNEGQKVEFEVTQGQKGPQADNVRPM, encoded by the coding sequence ATGGCTACCGGCACGGTCAAGTGGTTCAACTCGGAAAAGGGCTTCGGCTTCATCGAGCAGGACGGCGGAGGTCCGGACGTGTTCGTCCACTACTCGGCCATCGCGTCGAGCGGCTACCGGGAACTCAACGAGGGCCAGAAGGTCGAGTTCGAGGTGACCCAGGGGCAGAAGGGCCCGCAGGCGGACAACGTCCGCCCGATGTAG
- a CDS encoding MarR family winged helix-turn-helix transcriptional regulator has translation MYRRRETRREQLVADITNDLRRYSTDAQHVGHAFAALHGLNGTDLHALIAVMDAELAGAPITPGRLGEKLNLSSGSVTALIDRLERAGHVRRDRDTGDRRKVFLRYADPGAALAMEFFQPLGRRTDAAMADFGDDELEVVRRFLTAMVATMREHLDQVRATRPEPPRRAPR, from the coding sequence ATGTACCGGCGACGGGAGACCCGGCGCGAGCAGCTCGTCGCCGACATCACCAACGACCTGCGGCGTTACTCGACGGACGCCCAGCACGTCGGGCACGCCTTCGCCGCCCTGCACGGCCTCAACGGCACCGACCTGCACGCCCTCATCGCCGTCATGGACGCCGAGCTCGCCGGCGCGCCGATCACCCCGGGCCGCCTGGGGGAGAAGCTCAACCTGTCCTCCGGCTCGGTGACCGCGCTGATCGACCGGCTGGAGCGCGCCGGGCACGTCCGCCGGGACCGCGACACCGGCGACCGCCGCAAGGTCTTCCTGCGCTACGCCGACCCGGGCGCCGCGCTGGCCATGGAGTTCTTCCAGCCGCTCGGCCGCCGCACCGACGCCGCGATGGCCGACTTCGGCGACGACGAGCTGGAAGTGGTGCGCCGCTTCCTGACGGCCATGGTGGCCACCATGCGGGAGCACCTCGACCAGGTCCGGGCCACCCGCCCGGAGCCGCCGCGCCGCGCGCCGCGCTGA
- the rsgA gene encoding ribosome small subunit-dependent GTPase A translates to MSIDLTALGWDADRAAHARTRPGRRPGRVARVDRGVCTVLDADGPVRATLGAAVLADAARDLTRLPCAGDWVLLRSWPDGPVTVESVLPRRTALVRRTAGKDASGQVLAANLDAAAVVEPVHPEPDVGRIERLLSLVHESGATPLVVLAKADLAADPAAIARQLAGVAPGVPVLPVSAERGDGLDALRPHVAPGRTLALLGPSGAGKSSLVNALAGAVVMPTQAIRRVDGKGRHTTTWRALVPVPGGGAVLDTPGVRAVGLLDGAAGLDRAFADIAALAAGCRYGDCAHDAEPGCAVRDALAAGELAVRRYDSWRRLQREVAFESRRRETRLAAERRGGWRGGRRRTARP, encoded by the coding sequence ATGTCCATCGATCTGACCGCCCTCGGCTGGGACGCCGACCGGGCGGCCCACGCCCGCACCCGCCCCGGCCGCCGGCCGGGCCGGGTGGCCCGCGTCGACCGGGGCGTGTGCACCGTGCTCGACGCGGACGGGCCGGTCCGCGCCACCCTCGGCGCGGCGGTGCTCGCCGACGCGGCCCGCGACCTGACCCGGTTGCCCTGCGCCGGCGACTGGGTGCTGCTGCGCTCCTGGCCCGACGGGCCGGTCACCGTCGAGTCCGTGCTGCCCCGGCGCACGGCGCTGGTGCGCCGCACCGCCGGCAAGGACGCCAGCGGGCAGGTGCTCGCCGCCAACCTCGACGCGGCGGCCGTCGTCGAGCCGGTGCACCCCGAGCCGGACGTCGGCCGCATCGAGCGGCTGCTGTCCCTGGTGCACGAGTCGGGCGCGACGCCGCTGGTGGTGCTCGCCAAGGCCGACCTCGCCGCCGACCCGGCGGCGATCGCCCGGCAGCTCGCCGGCGTCGCCCCGGGGGTGCCGGTGCTGCCGGTCAGCGCCGAGCGCGGCGACGGCCTCGACGCGCTGCGCCCGCACGTCGCGCCGGGCCGCACCCTCGCCCTGCTCGGCCCGTCCGGGGCCGGCAAGTCGAGCCTGGTCAACGCCCTGGCCGGGGCGGTGGTGATGCCGACCCAGGCGATCCGCCGGGTCGACGGCAAGGGCCGGCACACCACCACCTGGCGGGCGCTGGTGCCGGTGCCGGGCGGCGGCGCGGTGCTGGACACCCCGGGGGTCCGCGCGGTCGGCCTGCTCGACGGCGCGGCGGGCCTGGACCGGGCCTTCGCCGACATCGCCGCGCTGGCGGCGGGCTGCCGGTACGGCGACTGCGCGCACGACGCCGAGCCGGGCTGCGCGGTCCGTGACGCGCTGGCCGCCGGCGAGCTGGCCGTCCGGCGCTACGACAGCTGGCGGCGGTTGCAGCGGGAGGTCGCCTTCGAGAGCCGGCGTCGGGAGACCCGGCTGGCCGCCGAGCGCCGGGGCGGCTGGCGCGGCGGGCGGCGGCGGACGGCCCGGCCGTGA